In a genomic window of Mycolicibacter heraklionensis:
- the carA gene encoding glutamine-hydrolyzing carbamoyl-phosphate synthase small subunit has product MNARAVLVLEDGRTFTGTPFGALGQTLGEAVFSTGMSGYQETLTDPSYHRQIVVATAPQIGNTGWNREDGESRDEKIWVAGYVVRDPSPRASNWRATGTLDDELVRQGIVGIAGVDTRTVVRHLRNHGSMKAGVFSGDALASPEELVTRVREQPSMLGADLAGQVSTDAEYVVEPEGAHRFTIAALDLGIKTNTPRNFARRGIRSHVLPSSVDFAQIAELKPDGVFLSNGPGDPATAAAMVALTREVLGAGIPLFGICFGNQILGRALGLNTYKMTFGHRGINIPVIDHATGRVAVTAQNHGFALEGEAGQRFDTDFGPAVVSHTCANDGVVEGVKLANGRAFSVQYHPEAAAGPHDAEYLFDQFVDLMETGQ; this is encoded by the coding sequence ATGAACGCGCGTGCGGTGCTGGTTCTCGAGGACGGCCGGACGTTCACCGGAACACCGTTCGGGGCCCTCGGACAGACCCTGGGTGAGGCGGTGTTCTCCACCGGGATGTCCGGCTACCAGGAGACCCTGACCGACCCCAGTTACCACCGGCAGATCGTGGTGGCCACCGCCCCGCAGATCGGCAACACCGGCTGGAATCGCGAGGACGGCGAGAGCCGCGACGAAAAGATCTGGGTGGCTGGCTATGTGGTGCGCGACCCGTCGCCGCGGGCGTCGAACTGGCGGGCCACCGGCACGCTCGACGACGAGCTGGTCCGTCAGGGGATCGTCGGTATCGCCGGTGTTGACACCCGCACCGTGGTGCGCCACCTGCGCAATCACGGCTCGATGAAGGCCGGGGTGTTCTCCGGTGACGCGCTGGCATCACCGGAGGAGTTGGTGACCCGGGTCCGCGAGCAGCCGTCGATGCTCGGCGCCGACCTGGCCGGGCAGGTCAGCACTGACGCGGAATACGTGGTGGAACCCGAGGGGGCCCACCGGTTCACCATCGCCGCGCTGGACCTGGGTATCAAGACCAACACGCCACGCAACTTCGCCCGCCGCGGAATCCGCAGCCACGTGCTGCCGTCATCGGTGGATTTCGCGCAGATCGCCGAGTTGAAGCCCGACGGGGTGTTCCTGTCCAACGGACCCGGGGACCCGGCCACCGCAGCGGCGATGGTGGCGTTGACTCGCGAGGTGCTCGGCGCCGGAATCCCGCTGTTCGGAATCTGTTTCGGCAACCAGATCCTGGGGCGTGCGCTGGGGCTGAACACCTACAAGATGACGTTCGGCCACCGCGGCATCAACATCCCGGTGATCGACCACGCCACCGGCCGGGTGGCGGTGACCGCGCAGAATCACGGATTCGCACTCGAAGGCGAAGCGGGCCAGCGCTTTGACACCGACTTCGGTCCGGCGGTGGTCAGCCACACCTGCGCCAACGACGGCGTGGTCGAGGGCGTCAAGCTCGCCAACGGCCGGGCGTTCTCGGTGCAGTACCACCCCGAGGCCGCGGCCGGACCGCACGACGCGGAATACCTGTTCGACCAGTTCGTCGACCTGATGGAGACCGGGCAGTGA
- a CDS encoding transporter, translating into MNTPTLIGSLVFAFLLAVLIGVVIRLMMRGWRRRGQLQDALIGTLPTVPDTVGSPTVEATRGQYLGCTLAPKWNDRVVVGDLGYRTKAVLTRYPEGIMVQRSGARPIWIPQEAVIAVRAERGIAGRAIPTRNQNGVLAIRWRLPSGTEIDTGFRADDRAEHSRWLEEEEDDR; encoded by the coding sequence ATGAACACCCCCACGTTGATCGGCTCGCTGGTCTTCGCTTTTCTGCTGGCGGTGCTGATCGGCGTGGTGATCCGGCTGATGATGCGCGGCTGGCGCCGCCGCGGCCAGCTGCAGGACGCGCTGATCGGCACGCTGCCGACAGTGCCCGACACGGTGGGTTCGCCCACCGTGGAGGCCACCCGCGGGCAGTACCTGGGTTGCACGCTGGCCCCGAAGTGGAACGACCGGGTGGTGGTCGGCGACCTGGGCTATCGGACCAAAGCGGTGCTGACCCGCTACCCCGAGGGAATCATGGTGCAGCGCAGCGGCGCCCGGCCGATCTGGATTCCTCAGGAGGCGGTGATCGCGGTTCGCGCCGAACGCGGCATCGCCGGGCGTGCCATCCCGACCCGAAATCAGAACGGAGTGCTGGCCATCCGATGGCGACTGCCGTCGGGCACCGAGATAGACACCGGCTTCCGCGCGGACGACCGCGCCGAGCACAGCCGCTGGTTAGAAGAAGAGGAAGACGACAGATGA